A single genomic interval of Cucumis sativus cultivar 9930 chromosome 7, Cucumber_9930_V3, whole genome shotgun sequence harbors:
- the LOC101218998 gene encoding uncharacterized protein LOC101218998, with translation MPRLYPPPPPPPPSPPTSIAPPASSPSSGAALPTTRPSPTSAAVAQASTPTQASSSREAELASLDQIIVQNRATKPHTPLLNTNHTDSSKYRKPQLLQQARPRQTNPIIWCFAFLCLAFSLLLIFLGIATLIIFLVIRPRNPLFDIPNASLSTIYFDAPEYLNGDFTILANFTNPNHRVDVRYENADIELFFGDRLIATQAIQPFSQRKNEIRLQPVHLTSSLVFLPQNFGLVLRRQVQNNKVVYNIRGTFRVKASVGIIHYSFWLHSRCQLVMTSPPTGILVARSCKTKR, from the coding sequence ATGCCTCGCCTATatcctccaccaccaccaccaccaccatcaccACCAACTTCCATAGCTCCACCAGCAAGTTCGCCATCCAGTGGTGCTGCTCTACCAACAACCAGACCATCCCCCACCTCAGCAGCAGTTGCTCAAGCATCTACTCCAACTCAGGCTTCATCTTCAAGAGAGGCGGAGTTGGCTTCTTTGGATCAAATAATTGTACAAAATCGAGCTACAAAACCACACACTCCACTGCTAAATACAAATCACACAGATTCAAGTAAGTACAGAAAACCACAATTACTACAGCAAGCTCGGCCACGACAAACAAATCCAATTATATGGTGTTTTGCATTCCTGTGTCTAGCTTTTAGTCTTCTCCTTATCTTCCTTGGAATTGCTACTTTGATCATTTTCCTGGTTATTAGACCAAGAAATCCTTTGTTTGACATACCAAATGCAAGCCTCAGCACAATCTACTTTGATGCACCTGAATATCTAAACGGAGACTTCACCATTCTCGCAAATTTCACCAACCCAAACCACAGAGTCGATGTGAGATATGAGAATGCCGACATAGAGCTCTTTTTTGGGGATAGACTCATAGCAACTCAAGCAATCCAGCCTTTCagtcaaagaaaaaatgaaataagattACAACCTGTTCACTTGACATCCAGCCTAGTTTTCTTGCCACAAAATTTTGGGTTGGTACTTCGACGACAGGTACAGAACAACAAAGTTGTCTATAACATCAGAGGAACTTTTAGGGTCAAAGCTTCAGTTGGTATCATTCATTACTCTTTCTGGTTGCACAGCCGATGCCAGTTGGTGATGACTAGTCCACCAACTGGCATTCTAGTTGCCCGGAGTTGCAAAACCAAGAGGTGA
- the LOC101219714 gene encoding uridine kinase-like protein 3, protein MGSASVVDLIEASSGVHFSGRLLDRKQQNGHTRSLISETENFNKQPFVIGVAGGAASGKTTVCDMIIHQLHDQRVVLVNQDSFYHNLTSEELMQVHEYNFDHPDAFDTEELLSSMDKLRHGEPVDIPKYDFKSYKNNVFPPRRVNPSDVIILEGILVFHDPRVRELMNMKIFVDTDADVRLARRIRRDTVEKARDIAAVLDQYSKFVKPAFDDFILPTKKYADIIIPRGGDNHVAIDLIVQHIRTKLGQHDLCKIYPNLYVIQSTFQIRGMHTLIRDAKTTKHDFVFYADRLIRLVVEHGLGHLPFTEKQVTTPTGSVYSGVDFCKRLCGVSVIRSGESMENALRACCKGIKIGKILIHREGDNGQQLIYEKLPSDISNRHVLLLDPILGTGNSAVQAISLLISKGVPEPNIIFLNLISAPQGVHVVCKRFPRIKIVTSEIEIGLNQDFRVVPGMGEFGDRYFGTDDEEQMRPLHNSCSFK, encoded by the exons ATGGGCTCTGCTTCAGTCGTTGATTTAATAGAAGCCTCCTCTGGCGTGCATTTTTCTGGACGTCTTCTGGATAGAAAGCAACAAAATGGACATACAAGGAGCTTGATATCAGaaactgaaaattttaacaaacaaCCTTTTGTCATTG GGGTTGCTGGTGGTGCGGCCTCTGGAAAGACAACAGTTTGCGATATGATCATTCATCAACTTCATGACCAGCGAGTTGTTCTTGTTAACCAG GATTCTTTCTATCATAATTTAACTTCCGAGGAACTTATGCAAGTACATGAATACAACTTTGACCATCCCg ATGCATTTGACACAGAGGAACTTTTAAGTTCAATGGATAAATTGAGGCATGGGGAGCCTGTAGATATTCCAAAATATGACTTCAAGAGTTATAAAAATAACGTGTTTCCACCAAGAAGG GTAAACCCTTCCGATGTTATCATTTTGGAAGGCATTCTTGTTTTCCATGACCCTCGTGTTCGAGAACTGATGAATATGAAGATATTTGTTGATACAG ATGCTGATGTTCGTTTGGCAAGAAGGATAAGGCGTGATACTGTGGAGAAGGCTAGAGACATAGCTGCAGTACTCGATCAG TATTCAAAATTTGTGAAGCCTGCTTTTGACGACTTCATACTTCCTACAAAGAAATATGCTGATATCATCATTCCCAGAGGAGGCGATAATCACGTAGCCATTGATTTAATTGTACAACATATTCGCACAAAGCTTGGTCAGCACGATCTTTGTAAAATATACCCTAATTTATATGTTATCCAGTCAACCTTTCAG aTACGAGGCATGCATACATTGATACGAGATGCTAAAACTACAAAGCATGATTTTGTGTTCTATGCTGACCGATTGATTCGGCTG GTTGTTGAGCATGGTCTGGGACATTTACCATTCACAGAAAAGCAGGTGACCACTCCAACTG GATCTGTATACAGTGGTGTTGATTTCTGCAAGAGGTTGTGTGGTGTCTCTGTCATCAGGAG TGGCGAGAGTATGGAAAATGCTCTACGGGCATGTTGTAAAGGCATTAAAATTGGAAAGATTCTCATTCATAGGGAAGGTGACAATGGCCAACAG ttaatttatgaaaaattaccCTCGGATATCTCCAATAGGCATGTTTTACTATTGGATCCCATTCTAGGAACAG GAAACTCGGCAGTGCAAGCTATTTCTTTGCTCATAAGTAAGGGTGTTCCAGAGCCTAATATTATCTTTCTCAATCTCATATCA GCACCTCAAGGCGTACATGTGGTGTGCAAACGTTTCCCAAGAATAAAGATTGTGACATCTGAAATTGAGATCGGTTTGAATCAAGATTTTCGAGTGGTGCCTGGTATGGGTGAGTTTGGGGACCGGTATTTTGGAACCGACGATGAGGAGCAAATGAGGCCTCTCCACAATAGTTGTTCTTTCAAGTAA
- the LOC101219476 gene encoding fructose-bisphosphate aldolase, cytoplasmic isozyme 1, with protein sequence MHAWALILPGYSMTKLIYIDWPSAFALSSLTFLSLIITTFPSPLLIMSAFVGKYAEELIKNAKFIATPGKGILAADESTGTIGKRLASISVENVESNRQALRELLFTSPNALSYLSGVILFEETLYQKTSDGKPFVEVLQENNVIPGIKVDKGTVELAGTNGETTTQGFDSLGARCAQFYKAGARFAKWRAVLKIGPSEPSELSIQQNAQGLARYAIICQENGLVPIVEPEILTDGPHDINKCAAATEIVLAAVYKALSDHHVLLEGTLLKPNMVTPGSGSPKVAPEVVAEYTVAALRRTVPAAVPGVVFLSGGQSEEEATLNLNAINKLEALKPWTLSFSFGRALQQSTLKVWSGKKENVEKAQAAFLERCKANSDATLGKYGGGSGGGVASESLYEAGYKY encoded by the exons ATGCATGCATGGGCTCTGATTCTGCCTGGATATTCCATGACTAAGCTTATCTATATAGACTGGCCTTCCGCTTTTGCTCTTTCGTCCCTCACCTTCCTATCTCTCATAATCACAACCTTCCCCTCTCCACTTCTAATCATGTCTGCCTTTGTTGGAAAGTATGCAG AGGAGCTGATTAAGAATGCCAAGTTCATCGCAACCCCAGGGAAGGGTATATTAGCAGCCGATGAGAGCACAGGCACAATTGGGAAGCGACTGGCAAGCATAAGCGTTGAAAACGTGGAGTCCAATCGCCAAGCCCTTCGTGAGCTTCTCTTTACCTCTCCCAATGCTCTCTCTTATCTCTCAGGTGTAATCCTGTTCGAAGAAACCCTTTATCAAAAGACATCAGATGGGAAGCCGTTCGTGGAAGTGCTTCAAGAGAACAATGTGATTCCAGGCATCAAAGTGGACAAGGGAACCGTGGAGTTGGCTGGTACTAACGGCGAGACCACAACCCAAGGCTTTGATTCCCTTGGGGCTCGGTGCGCACAATTCTACAAGGCCGGTGCTCGCTTTGCTAAATGGCGTGCTGTTCTCAAGATTGGCCCTTCTGAGCCCTCTGAGTTGTCTATCCAACAGAACGCTCAGGGCCTGGCCCGCTATGCCATTATCTGTCAGGAGAATGGGTTGGTCCCTATTGTGGAGCCTGAAATCCTAACTGATGGCCCTCATGATATCAACAAGTGTGCTGCTGCTACCGAGATTGTGCTCGCTGCAGTTTACAAGGCGCTGAGTGACCACCATGTGCTTCTTGAAGGCACCCTCCTCAAGCCCAACATGGTCACCCCTGGCTCCGGTAGCCCAAAG GTAGCTCCAGAAGTAGTCGCAGAGTATACGGTGGCTGCACTTCGTCGTACTGTCCCAGCCGCCGTCCCAGGGGTTGTCTTCCTATCTGGAGGACaaagtgaagaagaagctACACTTAACCTCAATGCCATTAACAAATTGGAAGCGTTGAAGCCGTGGactctttccttctcttttggGCGAGCATTGCAGCAAAGTACGCTAAAAGTATGGAGTGGAAAGAAGGAGAACGTTGAGAAAGCTCAAGCAGCCTTCTTGGAGAGGTGCAAGGCTAACTCTGATGCTACTCTGGGCAAGTACGGTGGTGGCAGTGGCGGCGGGGTGGCCTCGGAGAGTCTGTATGAGGCTGGCTACAAATACTAA
- the LOC101219240 gene encoding sufE-like protein 1, chloroplastic/mitochondrial, with amino-acid sequence MSSSGFRLLTTESSILSHSPKTFFIPFNSHNFPFLRSISFQRLPSKSPSSLSVSASAASSKPLQPIEQLPPKLQDIVKLFQSVQDSRAKYEQLMFYGKNLKPLHPQFKNNSNKVEGCVSQVWVRAYLDSDKNVVYEADSDSVLTKGLAALLVQGLSNRPVDEILRVSPDFVVLLGLQQSLTPSRNNGFLNMLKLMQKKALALLVESEKGNGSAVSSSQTDDSAEKVKPESNTEKSVVDSKLGDKGSQSSDVLGSRGKRIKEILERELNPVELYVEDISYQHAGHAGVRGNDGETHFNLKVVSKEFEGKSLVKRHRLVYNLLQDELQSGLHALSISAKTPDEI; translated from the coding sequence ATGTCATCTAGTGGCTTCCGATTGCTCACTACAGAATCCTCAATTCTTTCCCATTCTCCCAAAACTTTCTTCATCCCCTTCAATTCCCacaatttcccttttcttcgATCCATTTCTTTCCAAAGATTACCCTCCAAATCCCCCTCTTCACTCTCCGTCTCTGCTTCCGCCGCCTCCTCCAAGCCTCTGCAACCCATTGAACAACTCCCTCCCAAGCTTCAAGATATCGTCAAGCTCTTCCAATCGGTTCAGGATTCCAGGGCCAAGTACGAGCAGCTCATGTTCTATGGCAAAAACCTCAAACCCCTTCACCCCCAATTCAAAAACAACTCCAACAAGGTCGAGGGTTGCGTTTCTCAGGTCTGGGTCAGAGCTTATTTGGATTCCGATAAGAACGTTGTTTACGAGGCCGATTCCGACTCTGTTCTAACCAAGGGCCTTGCCGCTCTGCTCGTTCAAGGCCTTTCCAATCGTCCTGTGGATGAGATTCTTAGGGTTTCTCCTGATTTCGTTGTTCTTCTTGGCCTTCAACAGAGCCTTACGCCTTCTAGGAATAATGGGTTTCTGAATATGTTGAAGTTGATGCAGAAGAAGGCGCTTGCGTTGCTTGTGGAATCTGAAAAAGGTAATGGCAGTGCGGTTTCATCGTCACAAACAGATGATTCTGCTGAGAAAGTAAAACCAGAATCTAATACTGAGAAATCTGTTGTGGATTCGAAGTTGGGGGATAAAGGAAGTCAAAGTTCTGATGTATTAGGAAGTAGAGGGAAGAGAATAAAGGAGATATTGGAGAGAGAGCTAAATCCGGTGGAATTGTATGTTGAAGACATCTCTTATCAACATGCAGGGCATGCTGGGGTAAGGGGTAATGATGGAGAAACTCACTTTAATTTGAAGGTTGTCTCAAAGGAGTTTGAAGGGAAAAGTTTAGTGAAGAGGCACAGGCTCGTTTATAATCTGTTGCAAGATGAGTTGCAGAGTGGACTCCACGCCTTATCCATCTCAGCAAAGACACCTGATGAAATCTGA